AAGAGGATGagtccagcctgtccttggCTTCCCCCAAGCTccatttctgctgttcctgcagaaatccagccctgctgttggcaggcaggaggagggaggagggctgGGTTTAGAACCAGTGGGAAGGCACTCACTGGGATCCCACCAGGCTTTGAAAGGCCCCACAATGCTGGGGGAGCAGTGACTGAAAATCCCTGGGTGCTGAACAGAGCCAAGgccacctctgctctgccagctccaggcatgacaaggggcaatggctttaaactgccagagggcagggttacaTGGGatacctggaaaaaaatccttctctgtgagggtgggcaggccctggcacaggttgcccagagaagctgtggctgcccctggatccctggaaatgttccaggccaggttggacagggcttggagcaccctgggatagtggaaagcGTCCCTGCCTTTGGCAGGACGTAAGATGAGCTCCAAGGTCCCTTCCCAAATCATttcatgattctatgactccaAAGGGAGGCTACTTCCCACTTCAAGACTGTCCAAAAAGTTTGGCATCACTGCAGGAGGCACAAGCAAAAACACTTTAATTAAAACCTCCTGACCCACCAATGCCCCCATCCCACCATCATTCCCAGGTGAGTGAAGGGAGGCATCAAacccaggagccctgggggcagcctgagctctgctggcccCCGAGGAACTCACCTGcttgaggaggaagagggagagcaCGGCGCAGAGCGTGAAGAAGGCTGCCACCACCATCATGATCACCACCACGGCCACGTTGCCGTGCACCTCCGACAGCGCCGCGATCCAGCcgctgccagggacaggagagagaggggctgggcatggacagcattccagcacagctggagcacggcagggagcacagccagccgTGCTGCAGGGGAAGGTTACAGGGCAGCACAAAACCAAGCAGCTGTGGAAACGGGAGCCTGGAGCTCGTCCAGGCCTTTGTTTTGGGGATAGAGTTTCCATTAGCATTTTTAGAGGAGGATTGTGCTCATCCCACCCACattccagccctgtgccctcccctcAGGCAGCAAAATCAATACCCTTGGCGCCAACAGTGACTTCCATGGGCACCTTCTCAAAATTCAGCCAAGTGGGGTAAAGATAGGCTGGAACAGCTGAACTGGGAGAGATCAGCTGGCAGGTCTGGAGCCTGGACATAAGTGTGACCCTGACAGGGATGAAAGGGTcgggagcaggagggagaggcaggaagggATGGAGGTGGTGaaaccctggctgctgtggctgctccatccctggaagtgccccaggccaggctggatggggactggagcaacctgggatagtggaaggtgtccctgcccatggtccttccaacccaaagcattctgtgattccaccaTTCTAAGTTCCAGACACTGGGAGTTGTTgaagggaagggacagggaaaatTCACAGAGTTACCAGCACTTGGCTGTGGCTGAAAATACCAAGACACCTCACTCAGAACACCTTCCTGGGTGCTGGAGAAAGGAACCTTTCCAAGTGCTCCACCAACACACcgtgtgccagcagcagcaggagggatgggTCCCATCCCATGTGTGGCACCgctcctggcagcacagtgAAGCAGAAAGGCACACCACACACTGCAGCCAAAAATACCCATGCTGGCTGGCAGCCGGGAActgagcagagagctgcaggcagcctctCCAGGGCAGACTGaaccctctccccatcccccgTGACTCGGGCAGGGGGGAGGCAGGGACAGCGCTGCCCACGGGCccttctgcaggcacagggcagaaatagacagcagctcctgcctggaggctgccctgggacaggcacCACGGGCTGCTGAccttccctgagctccctgACTCCAGAACAGGCTGCTGACCTTCCCTTCCCGGAGCTCCCTGATTCCAGAATGGGAGCTGCTAACCTCACCCCGAGCTCCCTGATTCCAGAACAGGCTGCTGACCTTCCCCTGAGCTCCCTGATTCCAGAACAGGCTGCTAaccttccctgagctccagaATGTACTGCCAaccttccctgagctccagaACAGGCTGCTAACTTTCCCTGAGCTCCAGAACAGGCTGCTGaccttccctgagctccagaATGTACTGCCAaccttccctgagctccagaATGGACTGCTAaccttccctgagctccagaACAGGCTGCCAaccttccctgagctccagaACAGGCTGCTGaccttccctgagctccagaATGTACTGCCAACCTTCTCTGAGCTCCAGAATGTACTGCCAACCTTCTCTGAGCTCCAGAATGGACTGCTAaccttccctgagctccagaACATGCTGCTAACTTTCCCTGAGCTCCAGAACAGGCTGCTGACCTCCCCCTGAGCTCCAGAATGGACTGCCAAccttccctgagctccctgactccagaacagcagctgcagcaggggcagcaagGTGACAGGAAaggctgtgctctccctgcagggcacagctgctggcatgAGGCTGCTGGATCTGCTCCAAAAGCCCAAGCTCACCCTTCTGGACAATGTCACTGAGAAAGGGAGAGGCTAAAAGCCTCTCTGCTTATCTCAGCCCACCAAGCACACGCTCCAGAGGGATTCAGGAAGAGTTTGGGGACAGAGTTGGGGTGGTAGCAGCAGTATGAGGCTGAGCAGTACCCAGATTTCAGGTCAGAGATCCCTCAGCCCCACACTGCTGTCAGGGAAGGCTCCAGTTTGAACAAGGCAGATCTGGTTCACACCAGAGGAGCAAATATGATCTGTACTGAGTGAGGGAAAAGAGGCACAGAAGAGTtctcaaagaatcacagaacagtttgggtcAGAAGGGGCCTCCAAACTCATCACAttccacctccctgccatgggcagggacaattcCCACTATGCCAGCgtgctccaagtcccatccaacccagccttggacactgccagggatccaggggcagccacagctgctctgggcaccctgtgaGGGAAAGATTCCTGCCCAATATCCAGTAATTCACATCCTCCCCTTCACACACTGGGATTAGgatgggaagagcagagaaggGAGGCAGCTGAGACCTGCCATGagctgagagaggaaaaacacagcagaaagaacAGGCAGCTGTCAGAAGCAGGTCCCAAAGCTCCTGCCAGTCACAGCCCCAGTGAGAAAAAGGATGTGTGACATGGCAGGCAGCAAAGCCAAGCTCACCTGTCtccccagccaggaattccaaCAGCCTGGATGATGTAGATTGCTATTTGGcagaagaagatgaaaaagaagacGAAGAAGCTGAAGGAGCTGTCAGACCTGCGAGAGAGATGGCAACAGGAGTGAAACCTGTGATCCTTGCACTGAGCCTCTGCTCTGAGAGGAGAGGAACAGCTTCAGTGAACTTCTTTCTCCAGGGAAGAGCTGTTgaggggaggaatttgggcacCTAAATGTGTCCACTGCAGATGCAGTGCTCTGCCCAGAGCAAGATGGGGTGAAGGCAGCTCCCTCAACAAACACAGTGTGCTCGACATCAGTGTACCAAACAGTGTCTTAGGAATGAATAAAgtgaataaaaaatgaattcaAAGTGTCCTCTGTCTGCCTAGGCTTGGATTTCAGGATGAAAAAGGATCACCATAATTAAGTTCTATCAGACAGATCTAATATGTTTAGCAACACAGTGGTTTGGGTTTATCTAATGATgcaaagagctggaaaaatcctgaggGCAAAACACGATGGGAACAGATAAACCCAAAGCTCCTCCCACTAAGAGATACATCCCTGTTacagaaaaaaccaacccagtACTTGCCTGAAAGCCTTGTAAATTGGTCGGTACCAACAGAGAAAGGCACAAGGGGTGAATAAAATTAACCACAGAATGGAGAGCCCAAAGTCCACTCCTCTGCTGTTGTCCACTGTGAACCACGCCAGGCAAGCCAGCAGGTTTAGGAGCAGGGTGATGGAATGCACtgtttggggtgggagagagagaaaaacaacatcAGCAAGCTCTTGGAAACTCCAAAGCATCTCCAGTGTCTCACTGAACACAGGGAGAGATGCAGAAATTAAGGTGACTTTGGGCCATCTcatttccctgcctccctcagaAGGGAAACAGAGCTTGACCTAAGAAGCTCATCTGATCCTGCTGCTCACGGCCAAATCTTAAATAGGTGCTCAAGCCTCcattaaacaattaaaattttgtCATGAATGAGCTATTCCCAAAGCATAAACTCGAGGTTCTTCACATTTACCTTCATAAGTAAGAGGGAAACCTGACTTTAGCCTTGCAGACAACACCGACAGCATTTACAGTGTGACAGAGCTCAGCTTTGCACACAGAACCTCCTCCAAAAGAATTGTGACTGCAGGTGAGGCCATTACTTACACATCCACAAGTAATAGAGCATCTTGCATATCCGCTGGTAGTCAGCTGGGATGTCTGCAGAGAAGTCCTGATAGAAGCAGGGCTTGATGGGACACCTCTTGGGGAGAGGAGGCCAGTTGTTCTGCCTCgctgtgggagggaggaaggagcagctcttCACTTGCTCTTCTCTCATTCAAAGACTAATTCCCAGCTCAGAATTTCCAAGCAGTTGTTCAGCTATTGTTTAATTCATGCATTAAAACcttggcagagcccaggggttGGGCAGCTCCTACAtctgagcaggcagcacagcaggaatgggataaactgctggcacagcagctgtgtgcaggggtTTTCCCTTGAAAAAGGCAGAATTCCCCTGCACTGGCCAAAGGGCCATCACAGCCACCATCACTCAGCCCTGCAAGCCCAGATTCAGCCACTTCAAACCAAGATTAGGGGAAAAATATTGGGTTCCTGTGGTTAAAAGAGTGTTGAGGCTGAGGAGAAGAGCTTTGCTGCTGTCAGTGAGAAGCCTCAGCGTGGCAGAGTCACTCACCAGCTCTGACACGGGCACACATCAGTGCTTGAGAGCTTTTGGTGGTGAAATGCAGCTGCTTGAGGGCAGggacccagcagagctggcctcCAGCATCCCACCTTCCCATCTTGGAAGCTGTGGGATGCCAGGCACTGTCCCAGAAGGGTTGCCACAGGGAGTTTTCCTGAAATCCTGGCAAACCAAGGGacccaggctgccctgggcaggagtCAGTACTCACGGTCGATGCTGGCTGCGTGGCTCTGCAgttccctttccttcttctccagctcagctgccttcCTCTCtagctctgcctgctgctggagcagccctgcctgtgctgctgcagccacggcctggggaggggacaaaCATCAGAGAGGTCAGCCCTggcctgccctgggctgtggtggcaccactgggtgccaggctgggaaggaagCAGGACATAGGGTGACATGAAAGCTCAGCCCCTGACACCTTGGGCACAGGGTGGCGTGAAAGCTCAGCCCCTGACATCTTGATTCTGCCACTGGAGGACAAAATCAAGTTATCCTACAGGAAGTtagggctggcaggaggagcttATCCACAGCTTCTTCTACCTCACACTTCACCTGACTGCTCTGAGCTCATCACTCCAGAGTGGTGAGCAGGGCTCCTGGGCTTACCAGGACaatccccttcccagctgcctACCACACGTCTTAAGGATCACTTCTACCTGTTTTGTATTCTGAGAAATTATTCTTTCTCCCAGCTCTTTGGATGAggtggtgctggcagctgggtaCTTGCATTTATTCTCCTGGCACTGAGCGTGTCTGACCAGACACCAGAACTAAGCTAAAAGCATTAGCAGGATTCATTCCAGGATTTCCAGAGGGAAGCCAGAGCCAACAGGACACAACGCAAAGCAAGCTCTGCCAccagagggacagggaaggagATAGAAGAAGAACTCTAGGCGCGTATTCCCTACAAAGATCTGCCTCAGAAATACAAGTTGAAAAGCccacctgcagcttcccagtgcccaccccagggaatgctgtgctcccagaggccctgggagctggaggaggctgggagggcagcccagaggggctgtACCTGTGGTGTGGGCTCCACAGatgtctgcagcacagcaggctgcGAGTGGCCCGAGGGCTGCACCGCCGGCGTCGTCCGCGCCGCATTCGTCTGCGAGAGACAGGGGCCAGGAaaaacagggcaggagaaacACAAAGGGCTCTTGGTGAATTGTTTAAAGCACAAATCTcgccttcctgccctccttctCCCACCTGGCtcatggcagcagccagggaataaGAGTGAGGCTCTCCCAGCCATCCCTCAgtggccagggcagctcagctcccagcccagggaggaaaTAAATGCTACAGTGCCCTGGCCACAAACCATCTTCCCCTTCACACTTCACGGGGCTtccctgggagccagcagccagctggagaggagctgttCCATGCCTGTGgagagctccagctgggagctcatTACTGCTCCAGTGCAGGAGCAATTTCCCTCTCCTGCACACCATGAGCCACATCCACGGGGAAATCTAGAGTTGTGCTGTGATGGCCCCAatgaggggagagaatgatgcacCTGACTCCATTGATATTAGAAGGTTAATtcattactttattatactatattattctataaaTCTAAAACTGAATCTGCCCAGCACTcactctgcacacactgcttACCTTGCCCTGTATCTCATGACTGTCATTCAACAgccctgacacacacacacacactcttggCCCTGAtagccaaggaaacaaaacaccatcactttgggtaaaaaAATCTCTATGTTGTATTCTActtctgcacaaacacagggagaaaaaatgataagatttgtgttttctttctctgaggttcagagaatgtgagccccagaaatattcttgggaagaattgtgctttgcttttctctgtgaagagaaatgtggggctacaGAAATCAGCCGtgaattcctctttttttaagcTGCACCTATCAAGGGACCTTCTACACCACTAaaagcagcaccaggcacacagagcacaaggACACGTGGCACTTACCCGCTGGGAGCTCTCAGAAAAGGGGTTGAATTCATCCAAGCCACTTTGGCTGGTGTTTGTGAGCTGTGTCACCGAGGggtcctgcagggacagagcacaAGGAGAAATCAGCACTGGATATGGGCTATCACCACTGATAGCACTGAATTGTTCAGTTTGGAAAAGGCCTTTAAGAACACCAAGTCCATCTTATCCATGCTGCCTGCTTTCCATCTGCTTGGTAGCTGGGAATTTGAGGGCGTGAAACATATCCCTGCCACAGGGAGATGGCCCTGGCTGGCATGGAATTTAAATATCCAAGGAGATGACTACCAGCAAGGCAAGACTTGTCAGAAGAAATAATCTCCTGTTCAGCCAAGAGGGATGTCTGAACAACCACAACTTGCTTTTGGCACAGGAATACCTTGTGCAGGTTACTTCTGCTCACCTACAGCGAGTTATTCCTAATTTCCAGGGATTTGGATTCATCCACCCATGGTCAGGATGCTGCTGGGCCTCACAAAGCAAGCATGGAGCCACATAAAATGAGGTTTTAGACACAGCTGATCGTGGCTGAGAGAGGCTGGCAAGCTAAAATGCCGATGATTGCTCTGG
This sequence is a window from Camarhynchus parvulus chromosome 10, STF_HiC, whole genome shotgun sequence. Protein-coding genes within it:
- the SCAMP2 gene encoding secretory carrier-associated membrane protein 2, which produces MSGFDTNPFADPVDINPFQDPSVTQLTNTSQSGLDEFNPFSESSQRTNAARTTPAVQPSGHSQPAVLQTSVEPTPQAVAAAAQAGLLQQQAELERKAAELEKKERELQSHAASIDPRQNNWPPLPKRCPIKPCFYQDFSADIPADYQRICKMLYYLWMLHSITLLLNLLACLAWFTVDNSRGVDFGLSILWLILFTPCAFLCWYRPIYKAFRSDSSFSFFVFFFIFFCQIAIYIIQAVGIPGWGDSGWIAALSEVHGNVAVVVIMMVVAAFFTLCAVLSLFLLKQVHSLYRRTGASFQRAQEEFSQGILTNRSFQNAAAGAASSAAQSAFRGN